DNA from Triticum aestivum cultivar Chinese Spring chromosome 7D, IWGSC CS RefSeq v2.1, whole genome shotgun sequence:
AACTACCAAGTGTGAAAACTGCTCGCTTTGCCTGGGTTAAACCCGAATCTGACTGCCCCACCCCACTGTTTAGGTGCCAGCGTGGCAAAGCGCTCATGGCCAGCCGTTAACGCCCGTGATCGCCTGTCCTCGTAGCCACCCGCGGACCCAAGCTCCCGCCACGCCCGCGCCCCCCGCTCGTCTCCCCTGGCCCGCTGCAGTGGTCACCGGAGCACCGCCGGCAGTCGCCGACCCCACTGCGACCGGATCCTGCAGCCTCACCTCCCTGGCGTAGCCCTGCCGCCCAGCGAACCGCCCCGTGCCGCCTGTCGCCATGGCCTCGCCCCGAGCGGCTGCCGTCCCGGGGCTCGCCGCTGGCAAACCTCCCCATCACCGTCCAGCCTCGTCGTCGCCAGATCCGGCAGAGGCCGCCCCGAGTCCGCCTCTCTCGGACCTCCCTGCCGCCCTGCTCGCACCGGAGCGCTGTCTGCAGGTCGCGCCGTCTCCTCCAGATGCGGCCGCACCGCCATAGTACTTCATCTTCTCCGCCTCCGGTGAAGGCCGCCGCCGTTTTGATCTCTTTCTACGGTGACGGCAAAGTTAACGGTGCTGACTTTTTCCGTCCTGACATATGGGCCACACTATCATAAACGAGCCAAAGCGAGCAGTGTGCACACTTGGTAGGTTTTAGCAACAGATTAGgacaaaagtggtagtttttggcACAAAATCGTAAAGTGATAGTTTTTCGACACGTTTccatgaattgtggtagtttttggttaaatactcctgGAGGGAAGATGGTCAAAATCATGGCAAGTCCAGAACCTGAAAAAAAAGACACTAACTactaagggctcctttgattcaaaggaattctagaggattgaaatccttacgaatttttcctatgttggccctttgattcataggattggatcccataggaatttttcctatgaaatcttttgtactacattttaTGGAAAACCTAagatccactccaacctctttttacaTTTCCTTTGTTTTTCATGTAACATCAAACACTCCttgctaatcctataggattcaagttgACATGCCACCCCAATCCTATACTTTTCCTATCTCtacattttcaaaatcctatgaatcaaagaggccctaagggcaactccaacggTGACCCTCAAACCGTCTGCTTCCGTCCGGATCGAGCGGTCTGGACATGTTGTGCCATCCAATGCGGGCCTGTATCGGTCCGTAGGGCGGTTCAGACGTACTTTCTTCCGTAAACCGGAGACAAACGTGTGTGGGGGGCTTTGCAGGCGTCCGGACAGCACCCAAGGCCGCTTCTGACCGtcttggcccacccaaagcccctccctcgcccgcgcgtctCCCGCCCGAAACAATCAGCGCCGCTCCAGAGCGTCAGTGCCAGCATTCATGCCCACCAAGAGCGGACGTGACCGCTCACCGGCGTCCGCATTGAAGTGGCGCGTCGGCCGAGAGAGAGCCACCCGCgacgcttcccggtgcacgcgactgctccgcgttcaaatgaCACGATGGTCGTctgtccgtccgtctgccgcccacattaatgacatgcGGTCACCACTCAAAAAAAAACTCCCCTATTGAGAGAAGATCACGTGCGAAAAAAACTAGCTACGCAGGCATTAAGGACGACGTGCGGTACGAGCATCCATGCTCGTACCATATGATGCTGCTGCCACCTTgtcgactacttcaaccccgtgtGTTCAGATTTCACACACGGAGAAGAAAGAGACCAGAACCACGAACCAGATTCTAAAAAACTCACGccctccatcatcatcatcatcaatacctCCAATCATGATCCGAAGGGGGAATCCACCAAAGGGCACCGCCACGCCATCACCCCAATCAAGGAGACTATGACATCAATCTTCATCATTAGCGTCATCCACATCCTTGTCACCAATCCCTCCATTCATCTCATTGTAATTAATACCATATCCTAATTTGGATTCATATGTGTGTTAAATTAATCATTAATCTGTTATGACAATGAACACCTTTATTGTTCCTATTGTATATAGATTTATGGATGTACTGCTTGTATAATGTCAACACATCGTATATATTTGGCTTGGACATGAAAAATATTCCATTCTGCGGTTTTTCACATGGTTATGTTACTTACCACATTCTTATTTGTTTAAGAGACACACTTGGCTAACCTATGAACCTCGATCCATTTTTAACATAAGAATCACCTTCCAGCAACTTTCATGCACACTTTTGTTTTCAGTTATATTTTGCTCCAACAAGATAAAAAAATCATTTACCATTTTGTCGTTTAATTATCTTATACAACTAGTAATGCTAGCAAGGTTGACACCCTTATTGAATTTTTTTTCGAGCAATCGCAGCATGAAGGAGCCAAAAGTGGTGATAGGTGGCCCACAACCTGCACCACCTTGTCCTTATCAAGCATCTACCTCACGTGCGACATGTGACGTAGTGCGGCGCCACGTGCCAACTTTGCCATGGTTCGCAGGTTCCACGAGGTGCCCACACTAGTGGCGTCCTACCGGGATGGGGAACGAGTTGATGAAGACAGACGGCATAACGTCCCCGACGCGGCCCTTGAGCGTCACCATGCGCGGGCTCAACAATGGTGGCCAAGACACCCCCACGCCTCATGGCGATGCACTACTCATGTATGTGAACTTAGCCATGAATGTATCTCCCTACCTTGTTTCCTATTCCTCTTGGACAAAGGTTGAACCCAACTCGCGGCTCTAAAATCTACCACCGTCGTGCCCTAGAGCTGTCGTGATGCCTTAGTTTTtcttttctcgaatacgcacaagCATGCGTATCATATATTATAAAAAGAAAAGGGGTTGAAGAGCCGGAAAGTGCATTGATGAACCTGGATACATATGAACCCACTTTGAAAAACACATTCCTGAATGCTAAAAAAAACTGAAGAAGGTTGCACGCATACGTCTTCATGTTGTATGTGCGTGTATAAAGTTTCAcgaaaaaaaatctttttttatGGCCTGTGAAAAGAAGACAAAAATATGTCGTAAAACGCTATTCAGAAGCACCGCAATTTGTCTTTTCCGGAGGCAAAACAAAAAAGACATTTTTTCACAAAACTTTGTGTCGCGCACACACATTTGCCAACATGTATGcatgaaattttcttttgaatttttcAACATTTTAAAACACGTTTAAAATGCATTTTTCAGAAAATGAGTGCATATGCCCTTGGGTTGAGGATGTACCGACTCATGACCCTCTACATGGGTTTGTTATATGCCTTAGCTTAGGTCCTCACTGCCgactatatctggccatgggccgggcctaaaaaagcccatggccaaaaactgaggcccaggccctcccatgccctaccatcgggcctacttttcaagcccaagcccggcccatctggtaaaaagccctgaaaagcccttagggcttagggccgtgggccgagcctcttccttaaaataccaatatgccaagcccaagcccgtccaggccctgcgggtgggctcaaaactcaggcccaagcccggcccatgggcaagcccatcgggcctaggccctagattttagggccgggcctgggtgggccgacagggccgggcctgagatggccaggactactgCCGACGCTTCACCCCTTCTCCTCCCACGCCATAATCATTGTCCGTTCTACTCCACGATGACATTTCAAGTACCTGTTGTTTTTGTGCCGTCAGCAATTTTCATTTTCCTGACAATTACAAATCTAAATGTTTTTTTTAAAACACATGCATGCGCATGGAGGTGCTTCCCTGGCCAGCCGTCTTTACCCCCCGAGTTGCGATGAAATTACACACGTTTGCCACTGTCCAAGCTGAACCGAGCCCCGATCCCCGACCCGGCGACAGACCAGGCAGCCCCGATTTCTAGGGttctcctccgcctccgccgtccGGCAGCCGCCCACCGGCGCGCTCCCGCGTCGCCGCCTCAAGAACCCCGTCGGCCCCCTCCACCCCCTCACCCACCTCCATTGCCTTCCGCTCCGCTCCGCCCCCTACCCCCATCTGCCTCGGCCACAGTGaccggccggccggccgccgcAGGAGCTCGGCCGAGGCGACGGGCCGCCGCAGAAGCTCCACCCCGGCACCGCCTTCGCTGCCCCTCTTCTCTTACCCGGCCTCCCTGCGCCCGCCGGCTCGACCCCGCAGCAGTTCGGCCCTGAGGTAAAAAAACCCCCAACTTTTGTGATGTACTGTAGTACTACATGCCCCTGTGCCATGAGGGAATGCTTGCTGCTCAAGCTGTGGGTTTGCTGATATTGCACGATTGGAGGAGAAAACATCTGGGCTTTTTTTTTTGCTAGAGAATTGTGATGAGTTGTTTGCTATTTCCGTTCGTGTGCGATGCATTGATCCATGATTTCAGAGTACATTTCAGGGAGCCAGTTTGCCTAATTTCTGACCCCCCTTTGCTTCTAATTGCGACATTCCAGGTGCCCTGCCTGATGCGTTGATTCTACTCAAGCGGATGGCCAACACCCGGTCAGGAGGGGCGAACAATGAGGGGGCAGGGGACGCCAGTGCAAGGAAAGGCAGCGCCATCGCCAAGTCTGCATCCACCTCCACCTCGTCTGCCGGTGGAAGGGAGTCTAGAAGCTCGTCCACGCGTGAAACAAGCGATGAGCAGAAGCCAAACCTCAGGAGGTCGAACCGAGAAACAAGAGGAAAGAACCCCGTTGGGACAACCACCGTCAGTTCTGCCTCCACACCGGTTTCGCAGAAATCTACGAGGGGCAGGAGCAACCCCAGCACGCCTGATACCCCGAAATCGTCGCCAAAGAAGCTAAAAGGGCCGACAATGAAGGCTGGTACCCCAAGAACGTCCGACAGAATAAAGAAAAGTACCGTTTCAGCTTCGACCGCTTCAAATGATTCAAATGGAGTTCCTAGTCCAGTGGCTACTCCCGACAAAACCGTAAATGGACAAATTGATGAACACAACTCAGCAAAGCATAAGCATGATGATGCTTCCGAGAGTGGTACCAGGTCATTGAAGAAGCAGAAAAGGCTAACTGCAAAGAGCTATACAAGTCTCTTCAAGACATCTTCTGAAGAATATGAAAAATCCCCTGGTACTTAACTTGATTTCCCTGTGATTTTGAACGCATGTTTTGCTTGTCCAATCAACTGGGATGATAGTCACAGTTTAGTTTGCCTGTTTCATTATCACAGTTGGTCTGTTTGTTGCAAACACCCATCTCCAAGACTTTGCTGTTTGCTGCATATGATGTAGGTTCATCTTAGATAGCTGAAGATGTAATGCTTAACATATTCTCGTGACAGATTCGGTTAGGATGAATTATTACTAGCTTGCTGCATGCTCTAAAAACAACGCAGGACGTTCCATGCAAAGCACTCGTATTGAAATAACTGACTTAACATTTTAATAGCCTTGTATAGCTTGTTATCAATGAAATTTTGGCATGTCAATTCTTTTCATTCCAATGACTTCATCCCTTCATCTATCTTTGGTGATGTATTCCCTGCTGCTACTTTTAAAGGCTACGAAGGAAATGCTTCCATGGTGGACGCGGAAGACAATGGCTCTGTTTTGAGGTATGAAGAAAGTGGCGCACATGAAGAagatgacaaggcacatttaagtCAAGTCGTCAATAATTGTCTGGAAGGCTATACTTCTGGCCAGTGTGAACCTCCCGAGGTGATATTGGAGACAGATGGGTTGAAAAGTGATGTTGAAAAATCTGCTCAGTGTGAAGCTCCTGAGGTGATATTGGAGACAGATGGGTCAAAAACTGATGTTGAAATATCTGCTCCCATTTCAGAGGTTTGCTCAACCATCTTCTATTCTTTTGAGTTCTTGTTTTTTTAATTATACTCATTATGAAATCAAGGCGTTGCTGTAAGTACCAGTCCTCTCTGCCTTCATACTTTGCAGGTCTTAACCCCAGAGTAGCAAATTAGAATTAAATACCATATTCTGGTAATAGATTAATATGTTCTTTCGTTGTTCCATATCACATATCACCTCTTGGGCTTAAATTATTACAACTCTTGACCTTACATTATCACAAAGCATTGTTGTAAGTATCATTGTTATTTTCCTTCATCCTTTATAGGTCGTAAGTCTCGAGTAGCAAAATAGGAGTAAATAACTAAACACATGTTCCAGTAATACATCAAAACGTTCTTTATTTGCACCTGCATTATCTCGTATAACGTCTTGAGCTTCTTACTTTATTATAgtattacctccgtcccaaattagttgtcttactaaaacatgtctagatacatccgtatctagacaaatcgaaGACAACTAATTTGCGACGGAGGGAGTGCAATTTATGCAGGACGCAGTGTTCACCTGACATAATACTTTGTATAGTTTCCTTTTAGCAACTTGAGCATATGCTTGATTTTTTGTAACATCCTTGCTGCTTCAGTATGTTGGCTTGTTATTTGCAATGTTGCTTTTCTTTCTCTTGTCATCCTACCATCTGTATCAAAGGACTTGGTTACATTATCAATTCTTGTACAGGCACATATGACTGCTGATCTGTGCTCGCAAAATATTGTGGCTGAAAGCAGTCCTGCAATGGATGCTAGAGAGCCAACTCATGACTGTTCAGAGTTCGCACTTCACACTGCAATGGGCCGGAAAGCGGACTCATCAAAATTTGTGGAGTATTGGGTTCCTGCTTGCCTTTCACGAGTGCAACTAGAAATGTACTGTTATACCTTACTTTCAAACTCACCAGCGCTTCGATCACATTCAAAAACTGACAGTGTTGGTGCTCTTCGCAACATTCTTGTATCCCTCCGGAAGGTTAGCTGTTAAAATTTCTGAGCATGCATGATACCTTCTTTTCACAGTAGGGAGAGACGGAATCTGCAGTGGTACTCATTGTGCATAGCTAACTGTCTTTACTGATCTTATCATGCAACAGTGCTGCGACCACCCTTATCTAGTAGATGCAATGCTCCAAACCTCACTTACCAAGGGCTACCCAGTAACTGATATCCTAGATATTGGAGTGCGTGCGAGTGGCAAGCTACTGCTTCTTGACAAAATGCTCCGAGAAATCAAGGGAAAAGGGCAGAGAGTTCTTATCCTTACCCAGGTGAGCGTTTTGTGGTACCATGCCTCAAATAATCTCTTGCTTCCATTATTTAATTTTGGCCCAATTTATGTAGTAATGCCTGTTATGTGTGATTCATTACTacttcctctgttccaaaatatttgAAGTTCTAGGTTTGTCCCTATTAGAGATGGCTCATCCTGAAATAAGTTCATGCTCAATCCTTTAGTTTTAAGGAGGCATCTCTGACCCTCCTCAGGGTCTGGGTTTCCCTCGTTGTCTTGATTCTGAAATTTATCTTTCTTTGGTACAATCCACATACGGTTCACTTCAGAAACAACATTTTGCAAGCACATGTTCTAACATCTTGGCATCGgttaaaaaaaaacatgttttggtACATTTTAATTGCTGACAGGTATATCCCTTATTAAGCTCATTGTTTGGGTAGTTTCTGATTCATCATTGTTAGAATTAAATATCATGATCTTTTGGAAAGGTTTCCCAAGCTTACCAGTGCAATATGACGTTTCTTTCTTCTGTGTGCAGTCCTGTGGTGGGGCTGGCAACCCAATGGGTGACATTTTGGATGATTTTGTCCGTCAAAGATATGGTTTCGAGTCATATGAACGCCTGGAGCGTGGTCTCGCTGTATCAAAGAAACAGGGTGCAATGAGTATGTTCAATGACACGACTAAGGGCCGGTTTATTTTCTTGATTGATAGTCGTGCATGTCTCCCAAGCATTAAACTATCTTCAGTTGATGTCATCATCATATATTGTAGTGATTGGAATCCCACAAATGACTTGAGAGTCCTCCAGAGGATCAGCATAGAGTCACAATCTGAATGTGTGCCCATTTTTCGTCTGTATTCATCTTGCACATTGGAGGAAAAGGCTCTTATACTTGCAAAGCATGATCATATTCTTGATAGCAATGGCCAGAATATAACGCCTATCCTGAGCCATTCTCTGCTTAGTTGGGGTGCATCATTTCAATTCAGCAGACTCGAAGAGCTAAAAAATGATGCATATTTAAGCAATGATTTTGGTGCTGAAAAACTGTTCATGGATAAAGTACTTCAGGAGTACTTAATGAAGTTGTCCACGAAAAATGATCCCAGCACTGAGATGAGCAATGCAGCCATTTCACAAGCTCGTCTGAATGGACCTTTTTATTCTAGAGATACTGTTGTAGTAGGTGAGAGGGGCGGGATATCTGCACCTGATAGTGATCTGCCAAAATTCTGGGTAAATTTGCTAGATGGGAAGTCTCCTCGTTGGCAGTATATAACTGAGCCGGCACAAAGAAGCCGTAGAAAGATACAAAACATGGAAGAAGGGAACATTCCTGCCGATGAGGCCAGTACCAAACGTAGAAAAATTGCTGGAACCTTGGATTCATCTGCAAATGTTTTAGCTGGCGAAGATAAGGACTCAATATTGCCTGAAATTAATACTACATCTAGTCGTCATCAAATATCAGTTGACCACACGTGGCAGGAACAAGGTATACTGCTGTAACTGTAATTATTAGCTCTGTTTTTCATGCACATAATGCACTGTTCTAACAGAGTCCATTTTGTAGGGGTGGAACATCTTCAGGACACACAAAAAGGTCTTCACATCAAATTGAAGCCAGAGCTATCAAAGCTATATGAATTGTTTGAACTACCGGTATGCTGAATGTAACGACCTCATTGTTCTGTTGATGTTTTAATTCTTGCTGTGTCACAAATACCTAGTGATAGTTTTTTGCCAATATATTCCTTTGGTCAGAACTAGTAACCTAATTTGACAGTATTGAAAGTTCTGTAAGAACAATATTAAGAACCAAATACATCCCAAAGAGAAGTAAAATGTTTGGTTGTCTGTAATTGATCAACAATCATAAACTGTGCCTAAACTGAAGAGTGCAGCATTCTGTACATCAATACATTATGTGTAGTAAATAAATACACAGACAAGTTATCAAAACGTAATTCACCCTACCATTCCAGTGAGGTTAAAATTCATGAAGACACATGATTTCATATACTCACCATTTGCTATTTTAGCTGATTGGATTCTTTGATGGAACGGTAACATGTTGTGCAGGGAAGTGTTCAATGTTTATGTGATGAACTTCTTCATTATACTTTGAAGAATCACCAAGTCAGTGTGGAGCCAAAGCACATATTGCATGCATTCAACATTGCACTGGTTAGAGAAGAGCCTTCTGTAATTTTGCACTACATGTTCAATGTTAGATGTTGCTGTTCTTGATGAATGTTTTCCTTCTTTGCATGCTTTATTTCAGTGCTGGCGTGCTGCTTCTCTCTCAAGGCATCAGGTTAATCATAGAGAATCACTGGCCCTTGCTGAAAAACACTTGAAATATGAGTGCAGTGAAACTCTCGCTGAGTTGGTTTATAACAAGCTAAGGATCCTAAAGAAGGAGTTCTCACATAGAGTATGCGGAACAGGCGAGAATAATCAATCAATTTCAGTAAAGAACATATCACCATATGAGCAGGAGACCTCAACTAAATATGGAAATGGCAAATCAATCCCTGAGCAGGCAGCATCTGTTGGTGGGAACGAATCACACCAAGAGGATTCACATAATTTAGTGATTGAGGCTATCGTACCAGGAGAGAAGGAAGTCAAGGAACTGCTATCTGTTCCAGAGATTCATGCAAAGCAGCATTTATCAAAGGATGTACTTCTTAATAGAATCAGAGAGAAAAGAATTAATTTGGTTGACATGGTTTTCTCCTTGAGAGAAAAGAATATCCATGATAAACAAGCAAACGAGGTGGCAATGTTTGACATGCACAGGCACAAGGGAGTGGTGAAACTGAGAGAAGCATGCAGAATAGTTGTGGAACATGTTCGTAGGTCTCAAGCTGATCCAGAGGACAGAGGTGGTCAAACGAAGCTAATAGTTGTATGGTTTACTATGCTACTATGTGCGTTTCTGAAGCACATGAGGTACCAACGTGAGAAGCTTGACTGGCAGCAATCAAAGGTGTGGACTAAGGAGTTGCAGTTGAAGGAAGATTTCCTTGACAAAGCAAAATCTGGCCAATTAGATCATACTTTTGATCAAAGTATTTGTTTACCAGATTCAGGCTTTGCTATTGAGGAATTCAGCCATTTTAGCTCCTGTGTTGATACAGCTACTTTGGCAAACTGTCCGCAGTCTTTGCACGGAACCTCAGCGATGGAAGTTACATTGGTTCGTGGTGTGATTCCATCTGATGTTATCAATGCAGAAGCAGCGAGAAATGGTTCTGCTGAAGTTTTTATCCACAGTGAAGGAAGGCTAGCATCAGAAGGTATTGGTTTGACAGAGAACATGATCAGCAATAGTTTTGATTGCATCGACTCGCAAGGAGGGGCATCTCTGTCTGTTCAACGACAATTAAATTCTAGTCCTGCAATTGATAATTCTATTGATCAGGTAGGGCATGGATTAATCAGGTCTTATACTTACTAGTTATTCTATAAGCTTAATATCTATATGTAGGAACTGTCAGCTTAACTTTTTTTTACAGAAACTTCCAACTTAATTTGCAGTCAATTTATGTAAGATCATAACACATTGAAGCTTTCATTCAAGTTTCATGTCTTGTTTTATGGATTGTAGATTTTTCAGAAACCTTTTCCTTTGTGATATAGCGAAAAGGAAAGGAGATGTTTAGTAGGCTCATCTAGGATGTGTTGTTTTTGCTCTTTCAGCGTAGCAATGTGAGCATAGTTACTTGCTCATCATGGTCTGTACAGTACACTAGTCATACAAGGTGGAACTGTATGTAGTATGTTTCCTTTCATACTATGTCATGTTTTACGGTTTGTAGATTACCCATTTAAGTTCTTTGTATTTTGCAATATAACGAAAGGAAAATAAATGTTTAGTAGGCTCATCTATGAGCATCTGTGACTCTGTGTATCCATTTACTTGAACGTACTTCCAAATAGTGGACATCCCAGTTGATGCAGCACTTATCTTTCCATTAGAGTCAGTTCTGAGCACATGGTCTCCGTGTTCCAGTTCATGGTACTTTATTACATTATGGTTACACCAGTATTCCTTTTGACTGTTTTATTATTAGTATCCTATATGACACTAATCATATGTACCTGTAACATATATCAGGAATCTTCAAGTGGTGACAATAGAAGGACCGAACATGTTGAGCAACAGAGTGGTGTGGGTTCGCAACCATTACCGGGAGAGACTGACCGACGTTTAGGAGATGCTGAAATGGAAGTTAACACCGGCAATGGAGACACTACTCAGGCAGATCCACCGGAATCACAGACTCTCGCTCCTGTGCCCAGCCAGGCTTCCTTGCAAATGTCTAAGGAAGTTGAAGCTGAGGCCAATCTTGTAATGCTGTCTGCCGAACCAATTGTAGCACCAGCACCACTTCTACGAAGAGAGGCAGAACAAGTAGACCGTTCTGGTATAACACCAGCACAGACTTTGCAAGCTGAAATGCAACCATCAGCATCCAGGGAACTTTCTACTCCGACGGATCTGACAATTCAGTCCGCACAACCAAATATGGTGCCAACTGTGCTTTCACAAAGAGATGTAGAACAATCAAGCCTACTTTCTGGTGTACCATCATCTCAGTGTTTGCCATCGGTTCCACTGTCCAGTATTCCGCTTGAAAGAACAAGCCCTTATCAGTGTCAACCAAGTCATCAACCCGAGGCTGCCCCGGGTTCTTCAGCACAACTCTTTCTGGGGGCTCCAATGGTGTTTAATCATCCACCAGTTGGTGATGAACCACTGAAAAATGAGTTGCACAGATTACGGTTATACATTGACTCACGTAATAAAGCCCACAAACTAAAGGTTTGTTGTTTCTTCTAGCTCATGTATATCTTAGTTGTGAACTTCTTACACCAGTTCTGGGATTCTCATCTTGTTCTTATTTTTTGACTTATGGACAGCAATCACAACTTATGACCGAGTGTAGCCAGGAAATAGAGAAGGTCAAACAAAAGTATAATTTGTTACTTGAAGAAAATGATTCCACTCATCTTCAGCAAAGGAAGGCGCTTGATAATTTATGTGAGAAAGTTATCCTCAACCAGTCACTAGCTGACGATTTTCGGGCTAAATTCATATCTTCTTCTGGAGCGCATGGTACTGAGTATTGACTATAAGCAATCATATTTGATGTCCTTTAAATGAATATGCTGACATGATTTTCAAACATCCGTCCCAAATCTCTATCACTAATATCTAATTACTTTGATCTGCAGCTAGAGCCCACAGCCCTCCAAATCACCAGAGACCACAGGCTTCTCAGCAAGTTCCCATGAGGCCTTCAGCGGCGGCATCGACTGCATCACCAACTGCATCGTCGACAGCTGGTCGACCACCAGTGCAGATGCATCATGTCCAACCATTACAGGTCGATcaaccatcaccatcatcatcatcgccatcttCACCTAACCCCTCCGTACTACAAAGCATTGTCAGATCAACATCAACTACTTCTGGTCTCGCGCCAGTTCTGCCACGGGGAAACTTTGGAGTCCAGAGTGAAGTAACGCGTGCACCTGCTCCTCATCTTCAGCACAGGTTGCCTCCACAGGTGCATTCGATGGCACATGCAAATCAGCAGCAGCCTCCAATTTGGCTCGAGAGCACGTCTGCAAGGACACGGTCTACCCCTGTGACTCCAGTAAATATAAGACAATCATGCCCACAGGCAGTTCCCCCAGGGAACCCATCACTGTCAAGCTTGCACCCAAGTTCACACCCCACTGTACCTGCACCATTGGGGCCATCAAGCTCACATCAAATTCAGCAGGTTCCACTACTGCCATCAAGTTCACAGCCAACACGCCTGCTGTCGCCCGTATCTTCGGTTCCAAGTCCAGTTCTGCCACTAACATCACCGCGAGGTTTGACTACGACATCTAGCGTTGC
Protein-coding regions in this window:
- the LOC123167019 gene encoding uncharacterized protein isoform X1, translated to MANTRSGGANNEGAGDASARKGSAIAKSASTSTSSAGGRESRSSSTRETSDEQKPNLRRSNRETRGKNPVGTTTVSSASTPVSQKSTRGRSNPSTPDTPKSSPKKLKGPTMKAGTPRTSDRIKKSTVSASTASNDSNGVPSPVATPDKTVNGQIDEHNSAKHKHDDASESGTRSLKKQKRLTAKSYTSLFKTSSEEYEKSPGYEGNASMVDAEDNGSVLRYEESGAHEEDDKAHLSQVVNNCLEGYTSGQCEPPEVILETDGLKSDVEKSAQCEAPEVILETDGSKTDVEISAPISEAHMTADLCSQNIVAESSPAMDAREPTHDCSEFALHTAMGRKADSSKFVEYWVPACLSRVQLEMYCYTLLSNSPALRSHSKTDSVGALRNILVSLRKCCDHPYLVDAMLQTSLTKGYPVTDILDIGVRASGKLLLLDKMLREIKGKGQRVLILTQSCGGAGNPMGDILDDFVRQRYGFESYERLERGLAVSKKQGAMSMFNDTTKGRFIFLIDSRACLPSIKLSSVDVIIIYCSDWNPTNDLRVLQRISIESQSECVPIFRLYSSCTLEEKALILAKHDHILDSNGQNITPILSHSLLSWGASFQFSRLEELKNDAYLSNDFGAEKLFMDKVLQEYLMKLSTKNDPSTEMSNAAISQARLNGPFYSRDTVVVGERGGISAPDSDLPKFWVNLLDGKSPRWQYITEPAQRSRRKIQNMEEGNIPADEASTKRRKIAGTLDSSANVLAGEDKDSILPEINTTSSRHQISVDHTWQEQGVEHLQDTQKGLHIKLKPELSKLYELFELPGSVQCLCDELLHYTLKNHQVSVEPKHILHAFNIALCWRAASLSRHQVNHRESLALAEKHLKYECSETLAELVYNKLRILKKEFSHRVCGTGENNQSISVKNISPYEQETSTKYGNGKSIPEQAASVGGNESHQEDSHNLVIEAIVPGEKEVKELLSVPEIHAKQHLSKDVLLNRIREKRINLVDMVFSLREKNIHDKQANEVAMFDMHRHKGVVKLREACRIVVEHVRRSQADPEDRGGQTKLIVVWFTMLLCAFLKHMRYQREKLDWQQSKVWTKELQLKEDFLDKAKSGQLDHTFDQSICLPDSGFAIEEFSHFSSCVDTATLANCPQSLHGTSAMEVTLVRGVIPSDVINAEAARNGSAEVFIHSEGRLASEGIGLTENMISNSFDCIDSQGGASLSVQRQLNSSPAIDNSIDQESSSGDNRRTEHVEQQSGVGSQPLPGETDRRLGDAEMEVNTGNGDTTQADPPESQTLAPVPSQASLQMSKEVEAEANLVMLSAEPIVAPAPLLRREAEQVDRSGITPAQTLQAEMQPSASRELSTPTDLTIQSAQPNMVPTVLSQRDVEQSSLLSGVPSSQCLPSVPLSSIPLERTSPYQCQPSHQPEAAPGSSAQLFLGAPMVFNHPPVGDEPLKNELHRLRLYIDSRNKAHKLKQSQLMTECSQEIEKVKQKYNLLLEENDSTHLQQRKALDNLCEKVILNQSLADDFRAKFISSSGAHARAHSPPNHQRPQASQQVPMRPSAAASTASPTASSTAGRPPVQMHHVQPLQVDQPSPSSSSPSSPNPSVLQSIVRSTSTTSGLAPVLPRGNFGVQSEVTRAPAPHLQHRLPPQVHSMAHANQQQPPIWLESTSARTRSTPVTPVNIRQSCPQAVPPGNPSLSSLHPSSHPTVPAPLGPSSSHQIQQVPLLPSSSQPTRLLSPVSSVPSPVLPLTSPRGLTTTSSVASAALNVLPSRGVGPSASGMPPSDSDSVSLDEWLTGKLGLRNDPPGVAARVDVVCLSDDE